In Spiroplasma litorale, a single genomic region encodes these proteins:
- the prmC gene encoding peptide chain release factor N(5)-glutamine methyltransferase: protein MIIKDIKNSILKNIDSQLIKNILKHVLKKDVFFDDDKLTDSQILLIENIVKKLNKGYMLEHILGYKYFYKNKFFVNKNVLIPRKETELLVEEVLKNNLKNKTIVDLCCGSGCIGISIALEQKDCKVYLADISKKALKIAKNNISKYDLSIKLYKTNFLKFLFKNNINPDILIINPPYIDKKDKTIDNKVKKYEPKIALFAKNDGLYFYKSLLKNIDKLYSLNQNLIIYSEFGYNQKEKLEKIFEIKRVKYNIEFKKDLSNNWRYFILKKD from the coding sequence ATGATAATTAAAGATATAAAAAACTCAATATTAAAAAATATTGATAGTCAATTAATAAAGAATATACTAAAACACGTCTTGAAAAAAGATGTTTTTTTTGATGATGACAAACTCACAGATAGTCAAATTTTATTAATTGAAAACATAGTAAAAAAACTTAACAAAGGTTATATGCTTGAACATATATTAGGATATAAATATTTTTATAAAAATAAGTTTTTTGTAAATAAAAATGTTTTAATACCAAGAAAAGAAACCGAACTACTGGTTGAAGAAGTTTTAAAAAATAATTTAAAAAATAAAACTATAGTTGATCTTTGTTGTGGCTCAGGTTGTATTGGCATTTCAATTGCCTTAGAGCAAAAAGATTGTAAAGTTTATCTCGCAGATATTTCAAAAAAAGCACTAAAAATAGCTAAAAATAATATTAGCAAGTATGATTTAAGCATTAAATTATACAAAACTAACTTTTTGAAATTTTTATTTAAAAATAATATAAATCCCGATATATTGATAATAAATCCTCCGTATATTGATAAAAAAGATAAAACAATTGATAATAAAGTAAAAAAATATGAACCTAAAATTGCATTGTTTGCAAAAAATGACGGGCTATATTTTTATAAAAGTTTATTAAAAAATATTGATAAACTTTATTCATTAAATCAAAACCTAATAATATATTCAGAATTCGGATATAACCAAAAAGAAAAGCTAGAAAAAATATTTGAGATAAAAAGAGTAAAATATAATATAGAATTTAAAAAAGACCTATCGAATAATTGAAGATATTTTATTTTAAAAAAGGACTAA
- the prfA gene encoding peptide chain release factor 1 produces the protein MNAKTIEALNVIQKRVEIIDEKLQSDETMRDIKLMTELNKERSALEEMYSKYQEYKVLKNNFDEANYILKNEKDQELKQLAKVEILELEEKLEVVEKEIELLLLPKDPNDDKNVVFEIRGAAGGDEANIFAGDLFRLYTRYAEKNNWKIDILEESESTAGGFSQISFMVKGNNVYSKMKFESGSHRVQRVPKTESKGRIQTSTATVAVLPEISDLEIDIKQTDLRIDTYRSSGAGGQHVNTTDSAVRITHLPTGIVASSQDGRSQHDNKDKAMTMLRARVYEAELEKKQEQEANQRKNAVGTGARSEKIRTYNYPQNRVTDHRINLTLGKLDYVMEGNLDEIIDGLIKNHQKEMIAEQIENDN, from the coding sequence ATGAATGCAAAAACAATTGAAGCACTTAATGTAATTCAAAAAAGAGTAGAGATAATTGATGAAAAACTTCAATCTGATGAAACAATGAGGGATATAAAACTTATGACCGAACTTAATAAAGAAAGGTCAGCCCTTGAAGAAATGTATAGTAAGTATCAAGAGTATAAAGTGCTAAAAAATAATTTTGATGAAGCAAATTATATTTTAAAAAATGAAAAAGACCAAGAATTAAAACAACTTGCAAAAGTTGAAATATTAGAACTAGAAGAGAAGTTAGAAGTTGTAGAAAAAGAAATTGAATTATTACTCTTGCCAAAAGATCCTAATGATGACAAAAATGTTGTTTTTGAAATTAGGGGTGCAGCAGGTGGAGATGAAGCAAATATTTTTGCAGGGGACTTATTCAGACTTTATACAAGATATGCTGAAAAAAATAATTGAAAAATAGATATTTTAGAAGAAAGTGAATCTACTGCGGGTGGGTTTAGCCAAATATCTTTTATGGTAAAAGGTAATAATGTTTATTCTAAAATGAAATTTGAGTCAGGAAGTCACAGAGTTCAAAGAGTTCCAAAAACAGAATCTAAAGGAAGAATTCAAACATCAACTGCAACAGTAGCTGTTTTACCTGAGATATCAGATTTAGAAATAGATATAAAACAAACAGATTTAAGAATAGATACATACAGATCTTCGGGTGCAGGTGGACAACATGTTAACACTACTGACTCAGCTGTTAGAATAACGCACTTACCTACTGGAATTGTTGCGTCATCTCAAGACGGTAGAAGTCAACATGATAATAAAGATAAAGCTATGACAATGTTAAGAGCACGTGTTTATGAAGCTGAGTTAGAAAAAAAACAAGAACAAGAAGCAAATCAAAGAAAAAATGCTGTTGGAACAGGCGCAAGAAGCGAAAAAATAAGAACCTATAATTATCCACAAAACAGAGTAACTGATCATAGAATAAATTTAACTTTAGGAAAATTAGATTATGTAATGGAAGGTAATCTCGATGAAATAATTGACGGTTTAATAAAAAATCATCAAAAAGAAATGATTGCAGAACAAATCGAAAATGATAATTAA
- a CDS encoding thymidine kinase produces MSYILNLKNKKGWIELITGCMFAGKTEEFIKRLRRYQYADQNIIVFKPAIDNRYSEKEIYSHSRMNIDAIPVNNSDEVKKIFEENDKIKKIDVVGIDEVQFLDEGIVDLLEQFASNQIIVVASGLDKDFKNNPFKNVDKLLVSAEYVDKLTSICHKCGGNGTRTQRIVKGKPAKADSPLIDIAANEKYESRCRHCFEEPK; encoded by the coding sequence ATGAGCTATATCTTAAATTTAAAAAATAAAAAAGGTTGAATAGAGTTAATAACAGGTTGTATGTTTGCTGGTAAGACAGAAGAATTTATTAAAAGGCTAAGAAGGTATCAATACGCAGATCAAAATATTATTGTTTTTAAACCTGCGATTGATAATAGATATAGTGAAAAAGAAATATATTCTCATTCAAGAATGAATATAGATGCAATACCAGTAAACAACAGCGATGAAGTAAAAAAAATATTTGAAGAAAATGATAAAATTAAAAAAATTGATGTTGTTGGAATTGATGAAGTACAATTTTTAGATGAAGGTATAGTTGATTTGCTTGAACAATTTGCTAGTAATCAAATAATTGTTGTAGCAAGTGGATTGGATAAAGATTTTAAAAATAATCCATTTAAAAATGTCGACAAGCTTTTGGTCAGTGCTGAATATGTCGACAAGCTTACTTCAATATGTCATAAATGTGGCGGAAATGGCACAAGAACACAAAGAATAGTAAAGGGAAAACCTGCTAAAGCAGACAGTCCTCTAATTGATATTGCTGCAAATGAAAAGTATGAATCAAGGTGTAGACATTGCTTTGAAGAGCCAAAATAG
- a CDS encoding DHH family phosphoesterase, producing the protein MDILVETINKYENIIIAKHKSPDWDAHGSAHGLKHILLNNFKNKKIFVVGWDIENKAVEPDELTLSEEIITKSLLITVDVANYDRIDFDRIDLVKNIFKVDHHIEVDNFAKDKLVDSTAIACTQVITLWAKENSLKIPKEAAYYLYYGLITDSARFLYKNTSSKTFEAAKVLTEQDIDIIKIYENLYLKNFEQAKWNSKCFQKIITLCNKKIAYLKIKKKYFKNKKLSEHEIKSSLSIFVNIKEIEIWYIAYQKKDSKSIKVSIRSRKYDVNKVANEFGGGGHILASGLTLKNWNEIKVLNNKLKELINEDK; encoded by the coding sequence ATGGATATTCTAGTAGAAACAATAAATAAATATGAAAATATTATAATAGCAAAACATAAAAGTCCAGATTGAGATGCTCACGGTTCTGCTCACGGTTTAAAACATATTCTGTTAAATAATTTTAAAAATAAAAAAATATTTGTGGTAGGATGAGATATTGAAAACAAAGCTGTGGAACCTGATGAATTAACCCTATCAGAAGAAATAATCACAAAGTCATTATTAATAACTGTTGATGTTGCAAATTATGATAGAATAGACTTTGATAGAATAGATTTAGTAAAAAATATTTTTAAAGTAGATCACCACATAGAAGTAGATAATTTTGCAAAAGATAAACTAGTTGATTCAACTGCAATTGCTTGCACTCAAGTAATTACACTATGAGCAAAAGAAAACAGTCTCAAAATTCCAAAAGAAGCTGCATATTACTTATACTATGGATTGATTACAGACTCTGCTAGATTTTTATATAAAAATACTTCTTCAAAAACTTTTGAAGCAGCAAAAGTTTTAACAGAACAAGATATAGATATAATAAAAATTTATGAAAATCTTTATTTAAAAAATTTTGAACAAGCGAAATGAAATAGCAAATGTTTTCAAAAGATAATTACTCTATGCAATAAAAAAATTGCTTATCTGAAAATAAAGAAAAAATATTTTAAAAATAAAAAACTGTCAGAACATGAAATAAAATCTTCTTTATCAATTTTTGTAAATATAAAAGAAATTGAGATTTGATACATAGCATATCAAAAAAAAGATTCAAAATCAATTAAGGTATCAATCAGAAGTAGAAAGTACGATGTCAACAAAGTGGCTAATGAATTTGGTGGTGGCGGTCATATACTTGCTTCTGGTTTAACTTTAAAAAATTGAAATGAAATAAAAGTACTAAACAACAAATTAAAAGAATTAATCAACGAGGATAAATAA
- the rpmE gene encoding 50S ribosomal protein L31 — translation MPKQGIHPNYQEAKFICTSCSHEFLSGSTKGAEVRVDTCSNCHPFYTGKQNFANAEGRVEKFKEKFAKKDAKQAEIKKASEAQKAENAKKSKDKK, via the coding sequence ATGCCAAAACAAGGAATACATCCTAATTATCAAGAAGCAAAATTTATTTGTACATCATGTAGTCACGAATTCCTTTCAGGGTCAACAAAAGGAGCAGAAGTAAGAGTAGATACTTGTTCAAATTGTCACCCTTTCTACACAGGAAAACAAAACTTTGCAAATGCAGAGGGTCGTGTTGAGAAATTCAAGGAAAAATTTGCTAAAAAAGATGCTAAACAAGCAGAAATAAAAAAAGCTTCAGAGGCTCAAAAAGCTGAAAATGCTAAAAAATCAAAAGATAAAAAATAG
- the fba gene encoding class II fructose-1,6-bisphosphate aldolase, with product MSKIYSNKLVNATKMVKDAHTNKYAIGHFNINNLEWTKSLLEAAQESKTPIIIATSEGAIKYMGGLKTIVGMVNGLLEELNITVPVALHLDHGQSVEMAKKCIEAGYSSVMFDGSHLPYEENVAKVKELMEFANDHEVSVEAEIGSIGGEEDGVVGEGELGDPLQAEEMSKYGISMLAAGIGNIHGKYPDWWKSLSFETLEKLQNACKLPMVLHGGSGIPQDQVEKAIKLGISKINVNTELQLSFRDATRKYIEEKKDLDDHTKGFDPRKLMAPGSKAIKDTFLELTKWFGCQGKAK from the coding sequence ATGTCAAAAATATATAGTAACAAGCTAGTTAACGCAACTAAAATGGTGAAAGATGCTCATACAAACAAGTATGCAATTGGGCACTTTAATATTAATAATTTAGAATGAACTAAATCATTGTTAGAAGCAGCACAAGAATCAAAAACACCAATTATTATCGCAACATCAGAAGGTGCAATAAAATACATGGGTGGTTTAAAAACTATTGTAGGAATGGTTAATGGATTATTAGAAGAATTAAACATTACAGTTCCAGTTGCACTTCATTTAGACCATGGACAATCAGTTGAAATGGCTAAAAAATGTATTGAAGCAGGTTATTCTTCAGTTATGTTTGATGGGTCACACTTACCATATGAAGAAAATGTAGCAAAAGTTAAAGAACTAATGGAATTTGCAAATGACCATGAAGTTTCAGTTGAAGCTGAAATAGGTTCAATTGGTGGAGAAGAAGATGGTGTTGTTGGTGAAGGTGAATTAGGAGATCCTTTACAAGCTGAAGAAATGTCGAAATATGGAATTTCAATGCTTGCTGCTGGAATTGGTAACATTCACGGTAAATATCCAGATTGATGAAAATCTTTATCATTTGAAACACTTGAAAAATTACAAAATGCATGTAAATTACCAATGGTATTACATGGTGGTTCTGGAATACCTCAAGACCAAGTTGAAAAAGCAATTAAGTTAGGTATATCAAAAATCAATGTTAATACTGAGTTACAATTATCATTTAGAGATGCAACAAGAAAATATATTGAAGAAAAAAAAGACTTAGATGACCATACAAAAGGATTTGATCCAAGAAAATTAATGGCACCTGGTTCAAAAGCTATTAAAGATACTTTCTTAGAATTAACTAAATGATTTGGTTGCCAAGGTAAAGCTAAATAA
- a CDS encoding CTP synthase gives MSKHIFITGGVVSGLGKGITGSSLGVLLKNSGLKVFMQKFDPYLNIDPGTMNPIEHGEVFVTYDGGETDLDLGHYERFIDINLTKSSSYSAGKIYAEALDSERQGGYNGKTVQVIPHITNLIKSKIYEVEKSNKYDVVISEIGGTVGDIESQPFLEAIRQIRMEKSKENVLFIHVALLPYLRVSGEFKTKPIQHSVKEMLSLGLQPDIIVARSEFSFEEKLKDKISSFCNVPKENVIECSDSDSIYKVPLILEKSNMHKIVAKQLNLDLKETNVDEWNNFVENINASTTEIEVTIVGKYVELSDAYLSVIESLKIAGYDLKHKVKIKWINARKLNNENYEKLLGNSKGILVPGGFGEEGIEGKILAAKFARTNDIPYLGICLGMQIACVEFARNVLNLEDANSTEIDPNTKNPIIDILEGKNTKDIGGTLRLGSYKTSLVKNTLAWKLYNQDNIIERHRHRYEFNNNYKKSFEERGLVFSGIYDEKNLVEIIEIPSNKFFIACQYHPEFTSRPNKPGPLFKGFLKAIIEKAI, from the coding sequence ATGAGTAAGCATATTTTTATAACTGGTGGTGTTGTATCTGGACTTGGAAAAGGAATTACAGGAAGCTCACTGGGAGTTTTATTGAAAAATAGTGGATTAAAAGTATTTATGCAAAAATTTGATCCATATTTAAATATTGACCCTGGAACTATGAATCCAATAGAACACGGGGAAGTTTTTGTAACTTATGATGGTGGAGAAACAGATTTAGATTTAGGTCATTATGAAAGGTTCATAGATATAAATTTAACTAAAAGTTCTTCTTATTCAGCTGGAAAAATATATGCAGAAGCACTCGACTCTGAAAGACAAGGTGGTTATAACGGTAAAACAGTGCAAGTTATACCACATATTACAAATTTAATTAAAAGCAAAATATATGAAGTTGAAAAAAGTAATAAATACGATGTTGTAATTAGCGAAATTGGTGGAACAGTTGGAGATATTGAGTCTCAACCATTTTTAGAAGCAATAAGACAAATTAGAATGGAAAAATCTAAGGAAAATGTTTTATTTATTCATGTGGCATTACTTCCATATTTAAGAGTATCTGGGGAATTTAAAACAAAACCAATTCAACATTCAGTTAAAGAAATGTTAAGCTTAGGTCTTCAACCAGATATAATTGTTGCAAGAAGTGAATTTAGTTTTGAAGAAAAACTAAAAGATAAAATTTCTTCATTTTGTAATGTTCCTAAAGAAAACGTTATTGAATGTAGTGATAGTGATTCAATTTACAAGGTTCCATTAATTTTAGAAAAATCTAACATGCATAAAATTGTCGCAAAACAACTTAACTTGGACTTAAAAGAAACCAATGTTGATGAATGAAATAATTTTGTGGAAAATATAAATGCATCAACAACTGAAATAGAGGTTACAATTGTTGGTAAGTATGTTGAATTAAGTGATGCGTATCTTTCAGTAATTGAATCACTAAAAATTGCAGGTTATGATCTTAAACACAAGGTTAAAATTAAATGAATTAATGCTAGAAAACTAAATAATGAAAATTATGAAAAACTACTTGGTAACTCTAAAGGAATTTTGGTGCCTGGGGGTTTTGGAGAAGAAGGTATTGAAGGTAAAATTTTAGCAGCCAAATTTGCAAGAACCAATGACATTCCATATTTAGGTATTTGTTTGGGGATGCAAATTGCTTGTGTTGAGTTTGCCAGAAACGTATTAAATCTAGAAGATGCAAATTCTACTGAAATTGACCCTAATACAAAAAACCCAATAATTGATATCTTAGAAGGTAAAAATACAAAAGATATAGGGGGAACTTTAAGGTTAGGTTCTTATAAAACATCATTAGTAAAAAATACTCTAGCTTGAAAATTATACAATCAAGATAATATTATTGAACGTCATAGACATAGATATGAATTTAATAATAATTATAAAAAATCATTTGAAGAAAGAGGATTAGTTTTTTCAGGAATATATGATGAAAAAAACTTAGTTGAAATTATTGAGATTCCAAGTAACAAGTTCTTTATTGCTTGTCAATATCATCCCGAATTTACAAGTAGACCCAATAAACCAGGTCCTTTATTTAAAGGATTTTTAAAAGCGATTATAGAAAAAGCAATATAA
- the rpoE gene encoding DNA-directed RNA polymerase subunit delta, translating to MHKTSPIELAYKFLSSVKNDMSFEDIWNAISREIDANNERKNEIIAELYSDLVLDNRFALTSDGKWALRDYLKFEDVKKQYEYVDKFETTEEFDDLDNYATTDLYYYDGDTGESVKKAKQRLDSDLDSDEISMDDISDEDLDDDFDDDFDEDDYGDDD from the coding sequence ATGCATAAAACATCGCCGATTGAACTAGCATATAAATTTTTAAGTTCAGTCAAAAATGATATGTCATTTGAAGACATATGAAATGCAATATCTCGTGAAATAGACGCAAATAATGAAAGAAAAAATGAAATTATAGCTGAGCTTTATAGTGATCTTGTATTAGATAATAGATTTGCGCTAACATCTGATGGTAAATGAGCTTTAAGAGATTATTTAAAATTTGAGGATGTAAAAAAACAATATGAATATGTTGATAAATTTGAAACAACTGAAGAATTTGATGATCTTGATAACTATGCAACAACAGATCTATATTATTATGATGGTGACACTGGAGAAAGTGTTAAAAAAGCAAAACAAAGACTTGATAGCGACTTAGATTCAGATGAAATATCAATGGATGATATTAGTGATGAAGACTTAGATGATGATTTTGATGATGATTTTGATGAAGATGACTATGGAGATGATGATTAA
- a CDS encoding HD domain-containing protein, with protein MKTKFIRDNVHGEICINEQVIMELIETKAFQRLRRVVQLGGGQFVFPSASHTRFSHSIGTYHVICKFLENENIKSFLNDGQPLLLKVAGLLHDIGHGPFSHSFEGIITKKHEQYSAEIIKNDVEISQILDKFNINKDEVSQIVLGVHKNKILNSLVSSQIDADRIDYLLRDSIGAGVNYSKLDLQWIIRHAMVVDGQICFPEKTINAIEHFLLGRYHMFTQVYNHKISRAFDFTFKSWFKRLKELYKSKFNFKNNYYLSLLKPILEDKDLTIEEYIRLDDYSIIEFIKISKEENDYILSDLANRLINRKFVNISYKITEVEYNNYIDKFVNENPNIDKSYYFDTKIEDKFCVYQVDNKSSNIIYIFKGDNKYEISNVSDILSNESSKISTKFYIFIK; from the coding sequence ATGAAAACAAAATTTATAAGAGACAATGTCCATGGAGAAATATGCATAAATGAACAAGTAATCATGGAGCTAATTGAAACAAAGGCATTTCAAAGACTTAGAAGAGTAGTACAACTTGGTGGAGGGCAGTTTGTGTTTCCAAGTGCTTCACACACAAGGTTTTCACATTCTATTGGAACTTATCACGTAATTTGTAAATTCTTAGAAAATGAAAATATTAAATCTTTTTTAAATGACGGACAACCTTTATTGCTAAAAGTTGCTGGACTTTTACATGATATTGGTCATGGACCGTTCTCACATAGTTTTGAAGGAATAATCACTAAAAAACATGAACAATATTCTGCTGAAATCATTAAAAATGATGTTGAAATATCTCAAATTTTAGACAAGTTTAATATTAATAAAGATGAGGTATCTCAAATAGTTTTGGGAGTGCATAAAAATAAAATTCTAAATTCATTAGTATCTAGTCAAATTGATGCTGATAGAATTGATTATTTATTAAGAGATTCTATTGGTGCAGGTGTTAATTATTCTAAACTAGATTTACAATGGATAATAAGACACGCAATGGTGGTTGATGGTCAAATCTGTTTTCCAGAAAAAACTATTAATGCAATTGAGCATTTTTTATTAGGAAGATACCATATGTTTACCCAAGTATATAATCATAAAATTTCAAGAGCATTTGACTTTACTTTTAAAAGCTGGTTTAAAAGATTAAAAGAACTTTATAAAAGTAAATTTAACTTTAAAAATAATTATTACTTAAGTTTATTAAAACCAATTTTAGAAGATAAAGATTTAACAATTGAAGAATACATTAGACTAGATGACTATTCGATTATTGAGTTTATAAAAATATCAAAAGAAGAAAATGACTATATATTATCAGATTTAGCAAATAGATTAATTAATAGAAAATTTGTTAATATATCTTATAAAATTACAGAAGTTGAATATAATAACTATATAGATAAATTTGTTAATGAAAACCCAAATATTGATAAATCATATTATTTTGATACAAAAATAGAAGATAAATTTTGTGTATATCAAGTTGATAATAAATCAAGTAATATTATTTATATATTTAAAGGTGACAATAAATATGAAATTAGCAATGTATCTGATATTTTATCAAATGAATCAAGTAAAATAAGTACAAAGTTTTATATTTTTATTAAGTAA
- the gltX gene encoding glutamate--tRNA ligase, with product MKKVRLRYAPSPTGFLHIGNTRTALMNYLFAKHYEGDFIVRIEDTDFERNVDGAIESQFENMDWLGIFPDESFLKPIEKYGEYMQSKKLDKYLNIADLLIEKDLAYKCYCTKEELEESRQKQLDNNIQAPRYDRHCWINREKLKDCKKEYNIRFKVPDNKEYIVNDLIRGEIKFNSKEIGDFVIVKSNKIATYNFAVVIDDIDMQITHVLRGEEHISNTPKQLMIYEALNEKEPVFGHMTLIVDETKKKLSKRSGNELFFITEYRKKGYLPEALFNFISLLGWSPKEEKEIFSKEDLVKIFDDKRFSKSPSTFDIGKLKWINSQWMKKMDDQKYVNFVKKFIDVKKYDYLTKDSEWLNEILLLYKKELDYGIQINDHLDLFFGDNQLKQFDVLKNIDNWKEVVNEFKNMLVAIEDFTSENIKTTITEVGKKLSIKGMSLFMPIRIASTNYEHGPELAKVINLIGKEKTIKNIESLLGNN from the coding sequence ATGAAAAAAGTAAGATTAAGATATGCACCATCACCAACAGGTTTTCTACATATTGGAAATACTAGAACAGCATTAATGAATTATTTGTTTGCAAAACATTATGAAGGTGATTTCATTGTTAGAATTGAAGATACTGATTTTGAAAGAAATGTTGATGGAGCAATAGAGTCTCAATTTGAAAACATGGATTGATTAGGTATTTTTCCAGATGAATCTTTTTTAAAACCTATTGAAAAATATGGTGAATATATGCAGTCAAAAAAATTGGATAAATATTTAAATATTGCAGATTTATTAATCGAAAAAGACCTTGCGTATAAATGTTATTGTACAAAAGAAGAATTAGAAGAAAGCAGACAAAAACAACTAGATAATAATATTCAAGCTCCAAGATATGACAGACACTGCTGAATTAACAGAGAAAAACTAAAAGATTGTAAAAAAGAATATAACATCAGATTTAAAGTTCCAGATAACAAAGAATACATTGTAAATGATCTTATAAGAGGAGAAATAAAATTTAACTCTAAGGAAATAGGGGATTTTGTAATTGTAAAATCAAATAAAATAGCTACTTATAATTTTGCTGTTGTCATTGATGATATTGATATGCAAATCACGCATGTATTAAGAGGGGAAGAACATATTTCTAATACTCCTAAGCAGTTAATGATATATGAAGCATTAAATGAAAAAGAACCAGTTTTTGGTCATATGACATTAATAGTTGATGAAACAAAAAAGAAATTATCAAAAAGAAGTGGAAACGAATTATTTTTTATAACTGAATACAGAAAAAAAGGATACCTACCAGAAGCTTTATTTAACTTTATATCTCTTTTAGGTTGAAGCCCAAAAGAAGAAAAAGAAATTTTTTCAAAAGAAGATTTAGTTAAAATATTTGATGATAAAAGATTTTCAAAATCTCCAAGTACTTTTGATATAGGGAAACTAAAATGAATTAATAGTCAATGAATGAAAAAAATGGATGACCAAAAGTACGTTAATTTTGTAAAAAAATTTATTGATGTAAAAAAATATGATTACTTAACAAAAGATAGTGAGTGATTAAATGAAATTTTACTTTTATATAAAAAAGAACTTGATTATGGTATTCAAATAAATGATCATTTAGATTTATTTTTTGGGGATAATCAGTTAAAACAATTTGATGTTTTGAAAAATATTGATAATTGAAAAGAAGTTGTAAATGAATTTAAAAATATGCTTGTTGCAATTGAAGATTTTACAAGCGAAAATATTAAAACAACCATTACTGAAGTTGGTAAAAAACTTTCTATTAAAGGAATGTCTTTATTTATGCCAATAAGAATTGCTTCAACTAATTATGAACATGGACCAGAACTTGCAAAAGTAATTAATTTAATTGGTAAAGAAAAAACCATTAAAAATATTGAAAGTTTGTTAGGAAATAATTAA
- the ispF gene encoding 2-C-methyl-D-erythritol 2,4-cyclodiphosphate synthase has translation MYKIGFSKDTHNFKLGNGFNLGGVFIDCKKSVDAYSDGDVVFHSVAESIYGALGMEDLGYYYSKKNKDKGFNSICMIEDTLNQLHKKGYSIVNLDLLIELDEPKLNNYKKVIKENLTKILKLNEDSLSVKATTTEGNEKNLIRCYSNILIKNEGEK, from the coding sequence ATGTACAAAATAGGTTTTTCTAAAGATACTCACAATTTTAAATTAGGTAATGGATTTAATTTAGGGGGAGTATTTATAGATTGTAAAAAATCAGTAGATGCATATAGTGATGGAGATGTTGTATTTCACTCAGTTGCAGAATCAATCTATGGAGCTCTTGGTATGGAGGATTTAGGATATTACTATTCTAAAAAAAATAAAGATAAAGGTTTTAATTCAATATGTATGATTGAAGATACTCTAAATCAACTACATAAAAAAGGGTACAGTATAGTTAATTTAGATTTGTTAATAGAGTTAGACGAACCTAAATTAAACAACTATAAAAAAGTAATTAAAGAAAACTTAACTAAAATTCTTAAACTCAATGAAGATAGTTTATCTGTTAAAGCTACGACTACAGAAGGAAATGAAAAAAACTTAATTAGGTGTTATTCAAATATACTAATTAAAAATGAAGGAGAAAAATAA
- a CDS encoding ABC transporter ATP-binding protein, with protein sequence MINIKEVTTLFKNDRGIKNFNLVISPGEIIGLVGDNGAGKTTLIKSIFNEYKKNQGEVLHNGDSIYETGYINKISFFPDQSVYPKNINLKDYCLLEAELSGVKKEDALKLFDSLCESLDLVDYKKKTFKSLSAGMQKKALLMNCLISSPEYIILDEPTANLDVKNRLEFLNIIRSLAKSGIGILITSHLIDELEEIINRVVIVEEGQTVYSNFFDKSKDSLEEIYLRVTKKTKANNLSSVIEGNQEAPAKRDLASIIKESKNK encoded by the coding sequence ATGATAAATATAAAAGAAGTTACAACATTATTCAAGAATGATAGAGGGATTAAAAACTTTAATTTGGTTATATCCCCAGGAGAAATTATTGGTTTAGTTGGTGATAATGGTGCGGGTAAAACAACATTAATAAAATCAATTTTCAATGAGTACAAAAAAAACCAAGGAGAAGTTTTACATAACGGAGATTCAATTTATGAAACTGGATACATAAATAAAATAAGTTTTTTCCCAGATCAAAGTGTTTATCCAAAAAATATCAATTTAAAAGACTATTGCTTATTAGAAGCAGAGCTATCAGGAGTTAAAAAAGAAGATGCTTTGAAACTATTTGATAGTTTATGTGAATCACTAGATTTAGTTGATTATAAGAAAAAAACTTTTAAATCGCTAAGTGCAGGGATGCAAAAAAAAGCATTATTAATGAATTGCTTAATTAGTTCACCCGAATACATAATTCTTGATGAACCAACTGCAAACCTAGACGTAAAAAATAGATTAGAATTTTTAAATATTATCAGATCGCTTGCAAAATCCGGAATTGGAATTTTAATTACTAGTCACTTAATAGATGAATTAGAAGAAATAATTAATAGGGTTGTAATTGTTGAAGAGGGACAAACTGTTTATAGTAATTTTTTTGATAAATCAAAAGATTCATTAGAAGAAATATATTTGAGAGTAACAAAAAAAACAAAGGCAAATAATTTGTCATCAGTAATCGAAGGTAATCAAGAGGCGCCTGCAAAAAGAGACCTTGCATCAATAATAAAAGAAAGTAAAAATAAGTAA